The genomic stretch GTTTAGCTTCAGGTTTCAAATCTAATGTCAATTCTTCTGACATTTTCATAGAAATCCCCGTTTGATTCTCACGTTTACGTcgttcaatttcttctggtGAATGAGGAGTATATTTAACAAATTGGAAATCACTACCGGTTTTATAAGTAACATAACCTCCTAATAAAATGGCAATTGTACCCACTATGATTTTATGTGACATTGGTGCTCCCTGTGCAGATGAAGCAGCTGCTGATGGTGATAATTTCGGGGGCATATTAATGTGTTAAGCTGTCGCAGAGTCgttcaaaataataaaatggACAAGCTTTGGTGATTGTCAGACGTTTCCAGCTCTGTattgaaataattcttGGTTAATTCCATTTGATTCTATAATCGCATCTTCCTAGAGCttttacaaaatttttgatgTTAATCACACGACCATGACTTTTGGTTGAGCATTTTTCTATGAGTGAATTAAGAGGGGGCGAAATTTTGGTGgaaggaaaaagaagaatagtGAGTACTTTGAACCACAGTATTATCAAATCTTTATCTGGAAAATACATCTGTAGATAAAGTTACCTGGTGTGttgtttgattgattatCTGAGTCACACCTTTATTATTAGCTGATTGTTTATATCACAAAAAATCTACTTAAATCCTACATACTTCAACCATCATAgttgtttcaaaaaaaaaatggcaGCATTACCTAAGAGAATCATTAAAGAAACTGAACGTTTAGTCAGTGATCCAGTCCCTGGAATAATTGCCACTCCATCAGAAGACAATCTTCGATATTTTGAAGTAACAATAATCGGTCCTAATCAATCACCTTATGCCAAGGggaaattcaaattggaaTTATATTTACCAGATGATTATCCCATGTGTGCTCCAAAAGTTCGATTCTTgacaaaaatttatcatccgaatattgataaattaggAAGAATTTGTTTGGATGTGTTGAAAGATAATTGGTCACCCGCATTACAAATTAGAACGATATTATTGAGTATTCAAGCATTATTAGGGGCCCCAAACCCAGATGATCCTTTGGCTAATGATGTGGCTCAAGATTGGAAACTGGATGAAAAGAAAGCTATTGAAGTTGCTAAAGAATGGACAGCCAAATATGCCATTGATGAAACTGAAAAGACAAATGACGATAAAGATGAATCTACTACTAAAGAACTGACCCAATAAATTAGGTGTATTTGGAAAGCGATAAGAGATTTAGTATATTTGCAAGTAGTGTTAGTGATACTAGATTATGTTTGTTTATGTGTAAATCTAATTGAGGAAAAAGATTAGTTTAGTTTTGTTGTAAATAACTTGCAGAATTGGGTTCCATCCTGTAAGGCAATATTCTTCTGTTGAGATCAGCACTAATTCACAGTTGAAGGGAACTATCCCAACTCGTAACCACAAGCCCAGTTCACCCTAAAGAGTGGTAGTTTAATTAGTAAGTAATAAAAGGAGTGATTAAAAAAGGGTCTAAGGTAAGCTGTGGGAATTAGTACAGCAAGCAAAAGAAGCCTGCCTGGAGCTGTTTACCctatatttattttattctcCACAAATAGgaagaaacaataaattgCGTGTTATCCCTAATATAAACACtccttttgttttgaagTAGCAGATGTTCCTCTTATGTTTGAAATTGTAGGTAGGACTGGCAATATCATTATACATTTGCTATCCATTTAGGACAATTTGATGCAAAAACAAGccacaacaataatacGAACTACTGTACTCTTCTTTAATTGGTTGGACGTGTGAGGTCCATAGATATACGGAGATATCATTCATCGCTGGATAAGATACAAAATCGTGAGTTACTTGGGATCACGACacaaaacatttttttttcttcgacgaattttccaattattACACTAAATCGGGTATTACTAGTTATATATCCCTTTCAAATTCCATATAACTTGATCTTTGAAAATGAGTAAGAACCTACCGTGACAAATATAAAAGGTATATTTCAGATCATCTCTCTGGATGAATTACAAATCTGTAATCTGCATTAACGAACCTTGCTAAAGcgaatattatttttcaattaaaaaaaaaaacggagaaccaaaaaagaaaagaatacCCGAGATCTTTCCGATTCGATTTTTTTAGTGCggtccttttttttttcaggtTTATTCATCTATTCATCACTTGCTATGATGGTTTTAACTATTTATGCTGACCGTTTTTTTTGCTTCCAAATCCAATTTACTGGCTGACCTTTTAGAGCTTAGCTTGACTCAATATGGGCAAGTACAAAGTATTTTTAGTCTAGGGTGTAACTCTAATGTAATTTGCTATGGTATATCCGGAATAAATTCTTGTCATCTCCGAGCACTATATCCGTGTTACCCATAATCTAGGCGGACACAGACACACACATATGCTATTTATATCTTCGTACTGTACCCGCTTTCCATGTTTATAACCAACATAGTCCTATCTTGGTTTCTGCGAGTGGACTGGTTATCCTGGTGTAGGGTATAGCCTACATTTACTCTTAACCACTTCACGCTAAGCTAGGACGGAAACCTTAATTAAACCTTTTTAGATACTGTACCAAGACAATAAGCTactaaacaaacaaagaacGATTTGGAGCCCGTGTAGTACAATATAATTGCGCCGAGATGGGGCCAGAGTTTATTAGGCGGTGTTTCACATTCCTTCAATTCCGTATAAAAATGACTTGGCGTTTGTATTGGTAGAGTTTATGTTATCATGTATTAGAAACCCCAGTAGGATATGAAGCGAAGAGGGGAAGCCTATAAGAGTATATAAACTACATAAGCAATACATATTGCAAATTACTGAGTAATTAGTAATCATTGCTAAAGATTAAGGATttgtatgtgtgtgtgcGTGGATATATATCTTCTGTGTAGATTTGTGGTATCGGCTATAAATAGGGATCACGTAGTGCATTTTAAATGGTCaaagatttacaaaaataactcaaaacaagaaaagaaaagaaaattttttctcaTAGATAATTTTACATAATAAAACTTAAACTTAGTAACACACTTACTCATACATACACACATACACGCTAAACAATAGggaaaaattattactaagttgatttagatttttgatttgtttgtcCTCCTCCTGCTCCTCCTTACAAATTCTTAcaaccaaattttttcttttacttctttattctatttttttttttttattcatttacCCACTTCATTTCATTTCCCATTTAAAGCCATATCTGTATTATTAATAACATTTACAGAGTCAAGTAACTCCAATTCCTTAACTTCATTTGCTAGCTACTATCTCCAAGCTATTGCACTGCTACTCTCAATTATAGTCTAGTGGTTGCcatatttttcttatttttttattttttttttttgcacgTTTGGGTATAATTTTccaacaaatcaaatacttATAGAATTTTTCACCTAATTCTACTTTATCCAATTTCGAATTGCTATCCACACTCTTATGACTAAAAATAAGCACAATTTCACGCTAAATAATAGTAGTGATGGAGTTAATAACAATGACGACCCTAGTGATCACCATGATTATTCCGATGATTCAATGCCACCAACCCCAACAATAAGTACgtttaataaatttccTCGACAGTCATCATTACGATTCAAGACTCCTTTGCCAAATGATACACCACGGTCGTCGTCTCTGGGGTCTacatcaaataataataaccaCAATCATAATCAGAAATCGCCGTTCCTTGATGAAAACGAAGCTTCGTTTGATCGAAAGTTTGGTTATAATTATGATAAGGATAAAGTGGTagaggaagaagatgaaaatgaagatgaagcAACTTATGTTGTTGGTGAAGACAATGAAGACAATGAAGACGAAAACGATAATATCAATGAAATGGATCCATCTAATCTAAAAACAAAGAGACATCGTTGGGGTACTACTCGTCATAAACATGGTAGAcctaaaaatgaaaatatcaatCGATCGAAAactttgaagaaaatattgGCACCTCATAAAAGTAAAGGAAAATCTCACTCAAAGAATTCCCATTCCCTTAATAAAAGATTACTTTCGATACGGAAACCAAACACTCATCGAGTGAATTTTCCTCATGATAATcagccaccaccacaagaTCTAGATTTCGAAGAACAGAATGATCcgaaaaatagaaaatcaGAGAAAAGAACCGTCACATTCAATCGACCATTACCTCCCCATTTAGTTGATCCCGAAACTAATAAACCACTAACAAATTATCCTCGTAATAAAATtagaacaacaaaatatacTCCCTTGAGTTTTTTCCCGAAAAACATTTGGAATCAATTTATGCATAATGTTGCTAATATCTATTTTCTTGTACTTATTATTTTGGGTGCATTTGAAATCTTTGGGGTTCCGTCCCCAGTTTTAGCAGCCGTCCCGttaattgttattgttattataaCAGCCATCAAAGATGCCATAGAAGATTCAAGAAGAACAGTGACTGATTTGGAAGTCAATAACCAAATCACCCATATCTTAACTCAAGTTAATGAAGACGCTGCCAATGGATATCATTATGAAAACGTCAATGTTGATGACGAACAAGTTTCTTATTGGAgacaatttaaaaaatggAACACTCGATTATTAATCAGATTCTGGGGAGCCCTGAAACGTAATTTAACTAAAGAGGGAAGAGCCAATAAGATTCGTGAACGATATAATCGAGagaataatattgatgGTGACGGTGACCAACAACAAGGTAGAAAGTCATTCGATAGCGATATTGTGTCTAACAGAACCTCATTTGAACAAACTGAAAATCCATTTAATGACACATTAAGACAATCattccaacaacaacgtcaacaacagcaacgCCAATCCTCATCATACCGTCACAAAACAATGAAATTTGCCAAAAAGTATTGGAAAGATGTCAAAGTTGGAGATGTGTTACGAATTTATAATAACGATGAAGTCCCTGCTGATCTTGTAATTTTGGCAACCagtgatgaagataattgttgttatgTTGAAACCAAGAATTTAGATGGTGAAACCAATTTAAAGGTTAAACAAGCATTGAAATACTCttcaatcaatgaaaaaatccACAAAGCCGACGATTTGATCAATCACGATTTTGAAATCGACTCTGAAGGACCTCATGCAAACTTGTATTCTTATCAAGGGAATTTAAAATATACCAATAGAATGAATAACTCACAATCATACGACAACCACGAAGATTCTCAAGAAGCAATCACTATTAACAACTTATTATTGCGTGGCTGTACATTGAGAAATACAAAGTGGGCTATTGGGATAGTTGTGTTTACTGGTGATGATACCAAAATCATGCTTAATGCTGGGGTAACGCCAACTAAACAATCAAGAATGTCGCgagaattgaattattatgtcttgttaaattttattttattgtttgtcatttgttttatttctGGGTTAGTCAATGGGATATATTATCGAGAAACAAACACTTCACGAGATTATTTTGAGTTCGGTACCATTGCCAGTACACCAGCATTAAATGGTTTAGTTGGATTTTTTGtatcattgattttgtatCAATCATTAGTGCCGATTTCTCTTTAtattacaattgaaatcatcaagACTGCACAAgcatttttcatttattctGATGTGGGGATGTATTATTCTAAATTGGATTTCCCCTGTACTCCCAAATCGTGGTCAATCTCTGACGATTTGGgacaaattgaatatattttcAGTGACAAGACCGGGACATTAACACAAAATTTAATGgaattcaaaaaatgtACAATTAATGGAGTTTCTTATGGTAAGGCTTATACTGAAGCATTGGCTGGGTTACGGAAACGTATGGGaattgatgttgaaatCGAAGCAGCACAAGAACGTGAGTTAATTAGTCGTGACAAAGAAGTTATGATTGAGAAACTACACactattaataaaaataaaacttatgatgatgaaataaCATTTGTCTCCCTggaatttattgatgatttgacTGACTCTTCAATtaacaaccaacaacaacgtgAAAGTAATCACCACTTTATGTTAGCTTTGGCATTATGTCATTCAGTTATGACTGAACCAGATCCAAAACaaccaaataaattaatgCTTAAAGCTCAATCACCTGATGAAGCCGCTTTAGTGGGAACAGCTCGTTCTTTAGGGTTTAATTTCAAAGGTACAACTAAAACTGGAGTAATAGTTGACGTTCATGGAGAAACCAAAGAATATCAAGTATTGAACACATTAGAATTTAActcaacaagaaaaagaatgagTTCAATTATAAAGATACCAGGTGAGGGGCCTAATGATGAACCCAGGGCATTATTGATATGTAAGGGGGCTGATTCTATAATTTATGAACGTTTATCTGCTACCGAAAACGATCCTTCCATGTTGGAAAAGACTTCAAAACATCTTGAGGAATATGCCACCGAAGGGTTGCGTACATTATGTATTGCTGAACGTGAATTGAGTTGGAAACAGTATGTTGAATGGAATAAACGTCACCAAGCTGCTGCTTCTTCATTAGATGACCGTGAAGCAAAAATGGAGGCTGTAGCCGATTCCATTGAACGTGAATTGACTTTGTTAGGTGGTACTGCCATTGAAGATAGATTGCAAGATGGCGTACCAGATGCTATTTCCATTTTGGCTGATGCTGGGATCAAGTTATGGGTTTTAACAGGTGATAAAGTTGAAACTGCTATTAATATTGGgttttcttgtaatttgTTAGGTAACGATATGCAATTGCTTGTGATAAAGACTGCctataatgatgatgaaaacGGTAGCAACGATGACAATTCTTCAGAGGATAAAAATTCTTTACAAGGATTGAAATTTGGCCATAATGCCAGTGAAccagaaattgttgatacaGTGATTTCTTATTATTTGCGGAAACATTTTGATATGACTGGGTcgtttgaagaaaaagaagccGCTGTTGGTGACCATTCTCCACCCGATGAAAGATTCGGGGTGGTTATCGATGGTGATGCTCTTAAATTGGTTCTTTTGAGCCCAGATGTGAAAAggaaatttttattacttTGTAAGAAATGTCGTGCCGTATTATGTTGTCGTGTATCACCAGCACAAAAAGCTGCTGTAGTGAAATTGGTCAAGGATACATTAAATGTCATGACTTTAGCCATTGGTGACGGGTCAAATGATGTGGCTATGATTCAAGCAGCCGATGTTGGTGTGGGTATTGCTGGTGAAGAAGGTCGACAAGCAGTCATGTCTTCAGATTATGCAATTGGACAATTCCGGTATTTGGCAAGGTTATTGTTAACACATGGGAGATGGTCGTACAAACGATTTAGTGAAATGATCCCAAGTTTTTTCTAcaaaaatatcattttcaatattgcATTGTTTTGGTACGGAATTTATTGTGATTTCGATGGAAcatatttatttgaattcaCTTATTTGATGTTTTACAATTTAGCATTTACTTCGTTACCTGTGATTTTCTTGGGGATTTTTGATCAAGATGTGGAAGCAAAAGTATCATTGTTAGTACCACAAATTTATCGTACAGGTATTACTAGAACAGAAATGAGTGATCtcaaattttatttgtattGTCTTGATGGAATTTATCAATCAGCAATATCATATTTTTTCCCCTATTTGTTATACATGGTGGCATTCCCTAATATGAATGGTAAACCAGTGGATCATCGATTTTGGATGGGGGTGTTAGTTACATGTATTGCTTGTATTTCATGTAATTGTTACATATTATTCCATCAGTTCCGATGGGATTGGTTGAGTTCATTGATTGTGGCCATTtctattttgattatttttatttggacAGGGTTATGGACTGTTAATTATCAATCCAGTGGAGAATTTTACAAGGCCGCTCCAGAAATATTTGGCATGACAGCATTCTGGGCATGTATGTTTGTTGGGATTTTATGCTGTCTTATTCCAAGATTTTTTTATGATTTTGTTATGAGGATATTTTGGCCCAAAGATATTGATATCATTAGAGAATGTGTTGCTCGAGGTGATTTCGAAGCATATCCATTTGATTATGATCCTACTGATCCAAATCGCCCGAAAATCAGTACTTATTCCAGTGACGTTGTTCATAGAATGAGCATGAATTATCCTTCACCACCACAAACCCAAGCAACATCCACTGATAGTAATGGCAAGTCACCATCGTCGTCATCACTTGATAACGGTCATCAAAGTCGAAACTCCAACAACCTTAATGGTAATGGCTATTATGATCAGGATAATAGTAGTGGTAGTAACTTGACATATGATAgatcaataatatttgaGCGAGTTAATGAATCACCAATAAATGCTCATCATCAACAGCCACCTACTCCACCACCAGGAATAATTGCTAGTCCAAtaaggaaaagaaaaggattTGTCCCATCAGTGTTTAGAAATAGTAGTGATAGTCATATCCACCATTCTAATGGGCATACCAATGGATCAAGCCCAGGGGTAGCTACAGAAGAAATTCCATTAgaagattttgatgatgaacaaaaaagagCATCTAGAATAAGCTAcgaaaatcaaaaaagagTATCTTCAATGAATTAACAGCAATTTTCATTTGCATAAcataaaagaaaacattATAGACAACAAACACACATACAAGAATTTCAAgcatatttatataaagaATGagaggtttttttttaaaaaaaaagttgtttctcatatttttattttgtcaATTATATAACAGCATGTAACATAGTCAAAAGAAATGAACAaaacatttatttataaatactAAGAATTGCAAACGTAAATAGTTGACTCTTGGATATGACTTATAAGTAAATTTCCAACTAGCATTGTCGTGTAAATAAGTCAAATTAAAAGGGGGTTTTCCGAATGTACTCCAAAGTGGCGGATGCTGTAATCGCGCTGCAAAGTGTTTCAACTTTAAATTTCGTTATTTCCTCcctaacaacaacaacaattgattcaacacatattcttttcaaagcagaaaatatttacaattCTTTCTAAAGTTACGGGCTTTAAAGCTTGAAAAGGAAGAGTTTATTAGACATTATCCTTCAACTTGCTAGAATATTTTAAATAGATCAAAATCCTGTTTCACGTTATTCGTTAGCCTACCACTATGTCACACTCCGACCCTGATGTTGCACTTTTTGTTGGATTAGGGAATCTTCCATTGGACATTATTGCTATAATCATTGATTACTTGCCTAAATGTATCTTACCAAATCTATTATATTTCCCACCAATTAGAAAAATAGTTGTTTCAGGAATTTTATCGGTTGTAATTATTGCCAAACAATCATTTAGGCATCGTTGGAATACTTCCCGTTATGGTGAATTTCGTACCTGCCAATGTACATGTATTTGGATagaaccaaaaaatttgaaacaagCTGTGGATCAATGGAAAATTTATCCCAAAATTGTACATATTCATGATTTGTTTGATCAACAAACTATTTCAAAATACTTGGCTGAAATCTTAGTCCATGTTTTCCATATTAATGGGATGTTTTTCGCATATTCTGGATCTGATCCTGAACAATATATGAGGGACGTTTTAAAGTTCAATGTTAAATATGATTGTTTACGGTTAGGGGCGTTTGGACACATTTCAGAATTACCTCCTATTGCTAAGACTCTTGTACTTAGTAATACTATGTTTGAAAATTATGATTTTGAAGgtttaaaagaattggaatttaAACAAGATAAAGATACTGATGAATTCCAAATGGTTAATCTCTCTTCAGATTTAGaagtattgaaaattaaagctgataatttgattaaattaaGTTTACCGGGGAATTTGCGTGAGGTAATGATTTGTACAGGCCAGAAACcagttgaatttgaatgtGAGGAAAtggatcaattgaaatatttgaaactaatattaccatttttcaattcatttggTGATCTTGGAATAGTAGCAGCAAATTTAGAATCACTCGAATTACATAAATGTTATAAATTGTTGTATTGTGAAAATTtacatcaatttcaacatttAAAACGCTTAGTTATTAAAGATTGTACTTTTTTCccatttgatttgtttgacAGAGAATCGTTCCCTGAATTGACAAGTTTTGAATATGAAGGGAGAATTTTTTACGAATTGGATCCTCTGTCTGAAATTCCCGATAGTTTTGgtgtttttaatttgattttcccTTCAAAGTTGGagttattaataattattaatgcCAAATTTGTTAATGTTACCTGGAGTAGTTTACAGTTTCCTGATACATTgctaaaattgattttttttaacgTAACATTTGATGATGGATATTTGCATCTTGGACAAAATTTAGAATATATATCCATTCATGATGCACCAAAGCTTGCACTCAAAAGCAGTTTTAGAGTTCCTGCAAAGGCCGACACCTTGGTATTAACAGCAGACTATATGATAATTGAGAGTATGGAGTTTATGTATCATTTACCAAAGGGACTTACAAACTTGGGATTTTTGGCTCACAAAATGGGTAGAATAATGAAACCATTAACTGAAAAGATTAAATGGCCTTGGTGGATGGAAATATTCTCGTTATGTGGATTTTATATTGATAGTGACACTttacaattattgaatttccATGAGTCTGGTCTTGAGAGGATTTACATTCGTGGAGGTAATGTTAAAAAATTACGTGCTGAGTGGTTTCCAATTGGTGTTAAAAATCTCAGCTTACCAAATATGGGAATTCAAGAATTGTCGGATTCTtttgaagaaatgaaagaattaaaCAGTCTTTCTCTTGAAGAAAATCAACTCCAGAATGTAAACCCGATTAAATTACCACTATCATTAAAATCCTTAGATGTCAGAAATTGTAACCTTCGAGTGATATCGCCATTTTTAGTATCTATGTTAGAGAGTGAAAATAAAGAtatcaaattaaatataaatgcTCGGGAGAATTGGAACTTGAATGTCACTGATGTGAGgaaaatgttgaaaactttgaaaaaactcaaaatcattatcagtAACTATAGTAAGATTTTGACGAATATAGTCCCATATTCTTCACGTATGACTTGTGTGTATAGTGATGAAAATTATGGTTGTAAAAgatcaaataatattgatgatattgatttggATTGTGATCCTGAAGAACTTTACAATGGAAGTGCAAATTGTCtggaaaaagaagaagaagaagataacCATGACGATTAAAGGAGAAGCAAGGAATCATAATCCTAAACCAAATTGACTTTACTTTTGacaaatttgtttatacTTATCAGTAAAAACAAATAGAAGCAAATAGAAATTTGCAGCTAcgattgttgtttttttttttcattagttttttgtaaaattttgAGACCTAATAAATGTTGTCTTAAGATCGGTCTTAAATGAAACCAATAGCcgatattgatttaatggaccttctctttttttttttccgaTCGGATAATTagtgaaaaagaaatttcaaaactgTGTCTGTGTAACGTTGctttttgttattgtcTACTTCAAAGAATTGACGTATAACTAGCTATTGTTGTATTGTATCATTGTTGGATGGCGTAGAAATTAGATTGATTGTCTGACCCATATTGTACATCAAGTCTGTAATATTGACTGGTACGAGGAAAAGAATTAAACATTGGCATAAATTTTCCCATTTCATATTTGTAGATATCAGTTGCGAGGTATGAACATCTACTAACCGGATCCTAACACAAAATCCATTTATTGACCAACCAAACACACTCAAATTGGTTGGgtataatttttcttgtctgtttttcttgaagttttggtttgataaatcaaatgtaACTTCAATGACTCTGCTACATCAGCTACAGTTCGTTTGCTTTGTAGTACAACGATGACCATCACTGTATTGATAAGAATAAATCGTGACCTAGCCAGTAGGATATgtatataaattaataattgttaTAAATAATCTGACAAATTCAATCAGTCAGTCAAAAATTAACGCGTTTAgtatatttctttttttttttcgccTTTACTTGTGATCTATACGAACAAATGGAAATGTATCCAAAGTCAAtgaatttccaaattgattatagATGACCTAGTTGATATGCATGCATAGCAAGCATTGACTGATGTCTACAGCCATGTAAGTGTTTTATTTTGCCACCGTCAGGtttaatatatatttgtaGATCAGTCTTTCTTGTCGTTTTCCAATTGTCTGGGGTACGGGTAGGCACTATCATTATGAGAAATACCTAGAGTTTAGATCTTATTacaaaattgttgaatctAAGACGAGAGTAGGTTTACTGCTGAATTGAATTCTATACTATGTCCAATATAATAAgaattattaccattaaCGTACAAAAACTTTAGGGCTAAGAGTTACAAGTTTCTTGTAATGTTCATTAGAGTGGGGATGAGAAGTCAAATACAGATTATGtggaggaagaagaaagtcAAAAAAGATAGAAGAGCacaaatatcaaaatttacTTGCCAATAAGTAATACAAGTATCATTCTCCaccaatcaaattgatctatttttttcttctggtTGTTGTAGTTATTGTCTCCGTGAAAATCCGGGATCCTTACATCAATAGTAAAATCAAAGATAATGTCTTGATAATATGACAgacacaaaaaaaaagaatacttaattctttttttgctaAGTAAAGTAAAgtaaagtaaaaaaaaacataaagAAAGGCGTGTAAAAAGTGCGTGAATTAAAATAgatcaaatcaatcaatagTAGTGTGTGTGAGTGTGTGAGTGTAAAttagtgaaaaattttccagagcgaaaaagaaaaagaaaaaaagcGACAAAAATTGTCCAATGGAATTTTcttataaatttgattccTTTTGACAAACGTTGAAaaggaaattttttttttgttgttgaaaattttttttttcctttcctttccttttcttttctttctttcttcttcaccaaTTAACAGTCCTTTATCGACTTTACATATTCATAAcctttatatttataaacaCAATTAAAGATGGTCGACTCAAACTTCTTCGTTGATTTCATGATGGGTGGTGTTTCCGCTGCCGTTTCTAAAACCGCTGCTGCTCCAATTGAAAGAgtcaaattgttgattcaaaatcaagatGAAATGATCAAACAAGGTAGATTAGAAAAAAGATACACTGGTATCGTTGATTGTTTCAAGAGAACTGCCGCTGATGAAGGTGTCGTTTCCTTCTGGAGAGGTAACACTGCTAACGTTATCAGATACT from Candida albicans SC5314 chromosome 5, complete sequence encodes the following:
- a CDS encoding uncharacterized protein (Ortholog of Candida albicans WO-1 : CAWG_04452), with translation MSHSDPDVALFVGLGNLPLDIIAIIIDYLPKCILPNLLYFPPIRKIVVSGILSVVIIAKQSFRHRWNTSRYGEFRTCQCTCIWIEPKNLKQAVDQWKIYPKIVHIHDLFDQQTISKYLAEILVHVFHINGMFFAYSGSDPEQYMRDVLKFNVKYDCLRLGAFGHISELPPIAKTLVLSNTMFENYDFEGLKELEFKQDKDTDEFQMVNLSSDLEVLKIKADNLIKLSLPGNLREVMICTGQKPVEFECEEMDQLKYLKLILPFFNSFGDLGIVAANLESLELHKCYKLLYCENLHQFQHLKRLVIKDCTFFPFDLFDRESFPELTSFEYEGRIFYELDPSSEIPDSFGVFNLIFPSKLELLIIINAKFVNVTWSSLQFPDTLLKLIFFNVTFDDGYLHLGQNLEYISIHDAPKLALKSSFRVPAKADTLVLTADYMIIESMEFMYHLPKGLTNLGFLAHKMGRIMKPLTEKIKWPWWMEIFSLCGFYIDSDTLQLLNFHESGLERIYIRGGNVKKLRAEWFPIGVKNLSLPNMGIQELSDSFEEMKELNSLSLEENQLQNVNPIKLPLSLKSLDVRNCNLRVISPFLVSMLESENKDIKLNINARENWNLNVTDVRKMLKTLKKLKIIISNYSKILTNIVPYSSRMTCVYSDENYGCKRSNNIDDIDLDCDPEELYNGSANCSEKEEEEDNHDD